In the Plasmodium gaboni strain SY75 chromosome 13, whole genome shotgun sequence genome, gataaatttTCAAGCAGGGATTTTAAACACcctttatataattaaaatatataaaatactGCTATAACGTATATACAAAACAAAGAAATAtagtataaatataaataaatatgtattatatatatataatatatgtgacttatatatattattaatattttaaagcttatgaaattattttacattttgaattttcttctttaacacatttatataacaatattaggactctattattatatcaaaaagatgcaaagaaaaaaaaaaaaaaaaaaaaaaaaaaaaaaagagatacattaataaaaagaatatataatatatatatatatatataatataaatgtgaatgataataataaaaaaaaaaaacaaatacatatatatatatatatatatatatacatataagCAATGAAAGAAATcaatgaatatataaaaataatatgattaaatggatgataaaaaaaaaaaaataaataaaataggTCATAAGAAAAAgtatatgaaaataatggaatgcatatatatatatatatatatatatatataatacatattatgtatgatacatatataatatgtgAATAAAGAACATATGCTaatgaataattatttaaaattgaaaaaaataataaataaataatatatatatataatatatatatgtgaataaaaaaaaaaaaaataaaaaataaaagtagATAACTCATAAAAATGcactttttttatttttttatatagtatccttatttttgtactaaaataaaatattactatgatataaaaaatgaaaaaggaatattatatatatcattaaacacataaaatatgagaattattattttctgttttttttctttttttctttttttttttaattaaagtataaaataacaatacattatatgtatacacatataatatatttttttaattatgatatattaacattttttttataatgtgtaaaatattaatttattattgcatatatatatatatatatatatatatatatattatttatatgtatatagagatagataattttttataatataaaaattacatATCTATTATAATGTgttttattaatacatatgaGGCTGagtttataaaaataccaatatttctttttaatatccaaaataaaactaaaaataaaaagaaaaagaaaaaaattcatgtaatctttaaaaaattttttttttttttttttttctttcttttagtcttatataatgtagaatgtgtaaaaatataaaattaaaaaaataataaataaataaataaataatattgtattTACCAAACACATCTATGATTTGTTCATTCCATTTCATTAACAACAAAAAATTCTATAAAATTAAggaatattatattatatatattcaatatttatttagtacctgaataattattaaaatataatttaatttaatgTTTATATTCTAACCActtcatatatattgttaCACTTTATGTGACcaaaatgatgatatatatatatatatatatatatatttatatttttgcATTTTTAAGCCAAATTTGTAATAGCAAAAATGgattaatttattatatatttgttgatatattaacatatatgtttaaaggtttatttaattgaagaagaaaattcaatcaaaattatagaacaaaaaaaaaaaaaaaaaaaaaattcaaataaataaaaaaataaataaataaatatatatatgttaaatacaaaatgtttgaaaaattaaaatatttttttttttttttttttcttttttgtaataaattgatataattatatgtttacTATATAGTTATTAAAAATTCTAATATAAGCACCTCTGATTATAAATATAGGGCTATGGTTTCTTTAAGATTAGATAggttatatttttatttgtacATATATGGATAATACTTTTGGCTGATTTTAATTTATGCTTTTTGAATTTGTATTATCTTCCTATAGAGAAATATCTAGCATTATAATTATGGATACCTGTTGTTATTGGTTCATTAATACACCACTCATACCAAATTTTTTGATGATCTGTTAATCTCCAAATACTAAAAGATAGGTTTTGtcctttttttaaaaattgtattttattaatagGAATATATAGAGGAAACCAACTATGAAGATTCTGTGTATGTGTTTTTGGTTCTATGGATATATACACATCATCATATAATTGTGATTTAAAATAACATAAGAATccatgtatatatgtatccattttgattttaaaattaatatttttatagcGATAATTATGACTATTATCTTGTTCAGTATGGATAGGTGGAACTTGAAATGAAAAACATTCTTTAGATGATTCTTGTgatatttttgtatatgAATACATATTAACAACATAGAAACATTCATTACCACctgatatattattttctattaGTTTATGATATAAAGCAGAACATGATATAGGTTCTAAATAAGATACACAATTCATGGGTATACTAATTCCAtcatcttttaaaaattgtTTTATTCCATCCATACATTCAGGAAATAATTCATTATCACCAAATGAACCTAATAATTCGCTAACAATTAGGTCTGcttttttatgtatatcTAAATATCTTATATCACTATGAATCACTTGCACATTTTTCCATTCTTCTTTTTGAACTctattatttaaaataattatagCACTATCATTCTTTTCTATGGcatatatttcataatttgttatttcatttttttgtaaaGCTGATAGGGTTGTGTCTACTAATGGTCCTCTACCAGCACCCACAACAAAAATGGTAATCATATTATCACTCTGTTGGTGTTccaaattattattatcattattattgttgttgttgaTATTGTTCTTAATTTTGTTGTTGATTTGGTTATTTTggtttttatttttgttgcttattttttttgctTTTTTCCAATTTGATAAATACTTACTTGTGGCTAGCTCATActgttcatattttttccGGTCCTTTTCAAAAACTTCATAAGTCTGAGACGACAAATTATCTTTGAGTGGTTGTAAAGGtatttgaaaataatcccaataaaaattatcaaaaaGGGTATCATTGTCGAAATTTTCTATGGACATAAATAGTctctttatataataaatacaacATTTTAAGTAGTAGTTGctattttgttttatatggatattattattattattattattatccataattttaaatgaatccatttcattattacatatattttgttgGTAATCATTACaatattcatttttcaCATTATTACTATGATAATTAATCTTGTGATTATCTTCATTATGTACTAGTAAAActtctatattttttctaaaaaaGTGTATTAAGATATcctttaatttttttggTAAATAAGGGTAACCGGTTTTAGTATCCAATAGAAATGCATCTAATGGAATGATAATTAATTTTACGGGTTCGGATTTCCATACATCTAATTGAATGTTActtatatctatattatttatatttgataatTCAAGAGCTAAACCTAAATGActataattaaaattacAATAAGCAATAAATTTTGCCCATAAATTCCATccatttataatatcacaagtcatatttttattataattttctttgtaacttttttctttttttataataattgGAATTCTCATTATTAAGgataacatattataattatttatacatgAGTTAATATACCTAGCATAATTATCACATTTTGTATTTGGAACATTAATGATTAACTTACTTATAGATATATAAGTAGACCATTgtaattctttatttaatgCATCCATAGAATATAAACTTGAATTCtcattttcatcatctGGATTTATCCACGTTGACATTAatccatatatatttttttcccatatatttttatcttcatatatattaccaAATAATGGATCTATTTTATAActacttttttttttattttcatttatcATAGAAGAATTATTTAGTAAATCATTTGAATTTAATTCgttatatacattattcgtattatcattaaaaaGTTTACATGCAAAAAAATCAGgatctatattattttcttcacATTGTGGTATTTTATGATATTCAATTTCTATACCTAATTTTAGATATCCgtatttattctttataGTCATctctatatatttattatataaatgattatatCTCACGATATATTTTCCATcaatatacaatatatatgtatatataatataatatatttattaattcgTATGTTGTTTTCTCCTATATGTTAGTATATCGTATATTTTAGATATATCATATAACGGTTTATcaaaaaaaggaaatttataaatatatataatttacattttattttctttttatatattaaaaatatatatatatatataataaattgtaatataatataagcaatatttatatatcacatggtatatagataaataaaaatattattataaaaaggaaaaagaTGTTCATGACATAATGCTATATGTgaatatacatatatatatatatatatatataagattAATTCttgtaaaataaaaaaaaaaaattaaaccctatttgtattatttatttaaacattataatagcataattaaaattgttaaaaaaaaggaaatcagtaattttttttttttttttttttgacATTACAAAAGagtataaatatatttttatagaaTACATAAGG is a window encoding:
- a CDS encoding putative protein arginine N-methyltransferase 5; translation: MTIKNKYGYLKLGIEIEYHKIPQCEENNIDPDFFACKLFNDNTNNVYNELNSNDLLNNSSMINENKKKSSYKIDPLFGNIYEDKNIWEKNIYGLMSTWINPDDENENSSLYSMDALNKELQWSTYISISKLIINVPNTKCDNYARYINSCINNYNMLSLIMRIPIIIKKEKSYKENYNKNMTCDIINGWNLWAKFIAYCNFNYSHLGLALELSNINNIDISNIQLDVWKSEPVKLIIIPLDAFLLDTKTGYPYLPKKLKDILIHFFRKNIEVLLVHNEDNHKINYHSNNVKNEYCNDYQQNICNNEMDSFKIMDNNNNNNNIHIKQNSNYYLKCCIYYIKRLFMSIENFDNDTLFDNFYWDYFQIPLQPLKDNLSSQTYEVFEKDRKKYEQYELATSKYLSNWKKAKKISNKNKNQNNQINNKIKNNINNNNNNDNNNLEHQQSDNMITIFVVGAGRGPLVDTTLSALQKNEITNYEIYAIEKNDSAIIILNNRVQKEEWKNVQVIHSDIRYLDIHKKADLIVSELLGSFGDNELFPECMDGIKQFLKDDGISIPMNCVSYLEPISCSALYHKLIENNISGGNECFYVVNMYSYTKISQESSKECFSFQVPPIHTEQDNSHNYRYKNINFKIKMDTYIHGFLCYFKSQLYDDVYISIEPKTHTQNLHSWFPLYIPINKIQFLKKGQNLSFSIWRLTDHQKIWYEWCINEPITTGIHNYNARYFSIGR